From the Hevea brasiliensis isolate MT/VB/25A 57/8 chromosome 13, ASM3005281v1, whole genome shotgun sequence genome, the window AGTATTAAGCTTCCTGTAATCTATACACATCCTCCACCCTATGACAATTCTAGTAGGTatcaactcattattttcattttttacaaCGGTCACACCTCCTTTCTTAAGAATTACATGAACTGGGCTAACCCAACCACTATCAGAAATAGGATAAATGATCCCAGCTTCAAGTAGTTTCAAGACTTTTTTCTTCACCACCTCTTTCATATTAGGATTTAACCTTCTTTGATGTTCTATGGTGGCTTTAAAATTATCCTCTAAAAGAATCCTATGCATGCACAAGGTAGGGTTTATACCCTTTATGTCATCAATGGTGTAACCAATGAATTTCCTATGTGCTCTTAACTCTCtcagcaatttttcaacttgtacATCACTCAAACTTGCATTAATAATGATAGGATAAGTTGAAttaggtccaagaaaagcataccttaaTGTAGATGGAAGTGGTTTGAGGTCTTCCTGTGGTGCATCCTTCTCATTTAGCAAAGATGGGTGTGCAACTTCATATTTCAATTCTTCAACTTGCAAAACTTGATCTCCTACAACTGCTTGAGTAGCTTCCAAAATTTGAGCAAAAGCTGCAACTTCAGGATTTTCATCCTTTGTTGTTTTACTATGTACCAAACAATTCTCCAAAGGGTCCTCAGGATATCTTTTCTTAAATTCTTCttccacaatctcatcaataacatCCACCCTTAAACGAAGATCAACTCCATGATATTTCTTCAAAGTCTGATTCAAATTAAATTCCACCTCCTCTTCTCCAACTTTTAATGTCAATCTACCATTCTTTACATCAATTATAGCCCCTGCTGTGGCTAAAAATGGCCTTCCCAatataataggtatgtgaatatcctcttccatttcaagaaccacaaaatccataggaatgaaaaattttccaacttttaagggcacattctccaaaattcccACAGGATATTTGATGGATCTATCAGCTAGTTGTAAAGAAATGATGGTGGGCTTCAAATCTCCTACCTTCAGCTTTTCACAAATGGAGAGTGGCATCAAACTTACACTAGCTCCAAGATCACACAATGTCTTTTCAATACTAGTGTCCCCAATGTGACAAGGAATAGAGAAACTTCCTGGATCCTTCAATTTTGGTGGAAGTTTATTCTGTAAGAGAGCACTACACTCCTCTGTTAATGCCACAGTTTCATAATCTTCTAATCTCCTCTTGTTTGACAAAATTTCTTTCAGGAACTTAGCATATgagggcatttgagaaatttcatctgtaaatggaatgttgatgtataatttcttcaaaacttccaaaaatttcccgaattgcttatctagctttgctttctgaaacctctgaggatatggcaatggtggcttgtatggtggtgggggcacatacttttcctcttcttctttttcaacttCCTTCTTTTTGTTTGCTTCCTCATTAACTTCATCATGATTTGAAATAGATTCATTTTtgtcttcatcttctttcttcttttcctcttctacctcatctttcttttcatttcccaaaattttcccactccttaggatcactgccttgcaatgttctctaggattctctggttgacttggaagttttccttgTGCTTTACTAGAAGAACTtacttgttgagctatttggttTTCCAACATCCTGTTATGAGTGGCAAGCTGGTATATCCTTGAAGTTAATTGTTGAATCATTTCCCCTTATTTTTATTGAGTAATTAAGAAATTCTCCATCATAGACTTAAAAATTGAATCTTGGTCTGAAGACTGAACTGGTGGTTGTGGAATAGGTGCATTTTGATTCCTTTATGGTGGAAATCCAGGTGGTACTCTGTTTTGCTGAAAATTCTGCTGTTGTTGCTGAAAATTAGGAGGTTGTTGATAATTCTGTTACTGCCCTCGTCGACCTCCCCAAGAAAAGTTAGGGTGGTTCCTCCATGCTGGATTATATGTAGCAGA encodes:
- the LOC110658919 gene encoding uncharacterized protein LOC110658919, which translates into the protein MPSYAKFLKEILSNKRRLEDYETVALTEECSALLQNKLPPKLKDPGSFSIPCHIGDTSIEKTLCDLGASVSLMPLSICEKLKVGDLKPTIISLQLADRSIKYPDIHIPIILGRPFLATAGAIIDVKNGRLTLKVGEEEVEFNLNQTLKKYHGVDLRLRVDVIDEIVEEEFKKRYPEDPLENCLVHSKTTKDENPEVAAFAQILEATQAVVGDQVLQVEELKYEVAHPSLLNEKDAPQEDLKPLPSTLRYAFLGPNSTYPIIINASLSDVQVEKLLRELRAHRKFIGYTIDDIKGINPTLCMHRILLEDNFKATIEHQRRLNPNMKEVVKKKVLKLLEAGIIYPISDSGWVSPVHVILKKGGVTVVKNENNELIPTRIVIGWRMCIDYRKLNTATRKDHFPLPFIDQMLERGIQVDKAKVKVIGKMPPPTSVKGIRSFLGHVGLKEALTTAPIMQPTDWSLPFEIMCDASDFAVGAVLGQKKEKRSYAIYYASKTLDDAQVNYATTEKEFLAVEFDLQIKDKKGAENVVADHLSRIKYESKDGNEEELPIGEFFSNEQLLVVIAALPWLLDFVNYLSYGVLPPDLSYQQKKKFLHDVKFYTWEDPLLFKRCNDGLVRRCVPEEEIGNILEHCHSSDYGGVNYVSKWVEAIASPTNDFENLLKKYGVTHKVATPYHPQTSGQVEVSNRELKRILEKIVNHSRKDCSLRLDDALWAYRTTYKTPIGTTPFKLVYGKSCHLPVELQHKAY